From Microbacterium pseudoresistens, the proteins below share one genomic window:
- a CDS encoding metallophosphoesterase — MPVVPRPAHPALGVFGAVTAAGAAAAVWGIGIERYLFTVRHAHAECLPAGARPLRILHVSDAHMAPWQNRKQRWLASLAELEPDLVVNTGDNLGHSEGLAGVRRAFAPLAGVPGVFVHGSNDVYAPAPRNPLRYFLGPSASSPKTVRLDTDALDRFFTDDLGWHGLNNTATSLEVDGRRIDLFGVDDAHRDWDDLDALPDAISELGERPAETPVLGVTHAPYQRVLNAFVDLRADAVLAGHTHGGQVRLPGYGTIVANCDIPRKQARGLSTWTHGGHSAPLNVSAGCGHSIYAPVRFACFPEATLLTLLPTA; from the coding sequence ATGCCCGTAGTGCCGCGACCGGCTCACCCGGCGCTCGGCGTATTCGGCGCCGTGACCGCCGCGGGTGCGGCGGCCGCGGTGTGGGGCATCGGCATCGAGCGGTATCTGTTCACGGTGCGCCATGCGCACGCCGAGTGCTTGCCCGCAGGGGCTCGGCCGCTGCGCATCCTGCATGTGTCGGATGCGCATATGGCGCCGTGGCAGAACCGCAAGCAGCGCTGGCTCGCCTCCCTCGCCGAGCTCGAGCCCGATCTCGTGGTGAACACGGGCGACAATCTCGGCCACTCGGAGGGTCTGGCAGGCGTTCGGCGTGCGTTCGCACCGCTCGCGGGGGTGCCCGGCGTGTTCGTGCACGGGTCGAACGACGTGTACGCCCCGGCTCCGCGCAACCCGCTGCGATATTTCCTGGGCCCGTCGGCGTCGTCGCCGAAGACGGTGCGGCTGGACACCGACGCGCTGGATCGCTTCTTCACCGACGACCTCGGCTGGCACGGGCTGAACAACACCGCCACGAGCCTCGAGGTCGATGGGCGCCGCATCGACCTGTTCGGAGTCGATGACGCACACCGCGACTGGGATGACCTGGATGCGCTGCCCGACGCGATCTCCGAGCTGGGTGAGCGGCCAGCCGAGACACCGGTGCTCGGTGTGACGCATGCGCCCTATCAGCGGGTGCTGAACGCGTTCGTCGATCTGAGGGCTGACGCGGTGCTGGCCGGCCACACACACGGCGGACAGGTGCGGCTGCCCGGCTACGGCACGATCGTGGCGAACTGCGACATCCCGCGCAAACAAGCCAGAGGGCTGAGCACGTGGACGCACGGCGGGCACAGCGCGCCGCTGAACGTGAGCGCCGGCTGCGGGCATTCGATCTATGCCCCGGTGCGCTTCGCGTGCTTCCCCGAGGCGACGCTGCTGACCCTGCTGCCGACGGCCTGA
- a CDS encoding transglycosylase domain-containing protein gives MPHTKRTLKSVLGGAAGLIGLSVVAGILVTATVTPVFAVAGAAAAQSIDLFDKLPSKLEPDRPMEPTTIYATARDGSPFPLARFYDQNRIPVTLEQVAPVMRDALLSSEDKHFYEHGGIDLAGTAKALLDNLTGKSSRGASSISQQYVKNVLLQECERKVSLTDEKRSEKLDKCWEDAASSDGAKGIERKLQEMRYAIQIEKVYSKDDILIGYLNLVNFGGTTYGIEAAAQRYFSVSAANLSLTQAATLTGMVQNPNSYRIDQPEGSMYDAETDSWYNSAEDGYSETLTRRNYVLNRLLIDGKITQEQHDAAVAEPITPAIQPPSSGCVAAGGYAYFCQYVKSTLENDPAFGATEDERRENLLRGGMDVYTSLNFDIQDGTLAAVAEYTPPTAEGLVFGAAATTIQPETGRILSIAQNTMFSEEEGSPPGYSSQVYAADADHGSSIGFSVGSTYKIFTLIDWLEKGHSVNEVLNGRNRLFTKMNCDGSPIWNTSEIIRNDAGNPGYTGTIMQFTRDSLNSGFLAMAEKLNVCDINRVADRMGVTLGTGEKVTDQNVPFDVLGSKAIAPIAMAAAYATVANKGVYCTPHAIDRIVGPDGTDLTLPATSCTQVIDPDVAAAAAYALQGVMDGGTGSRGNPYDGTPLIGKTGTHNTTQTMLIESSTRATTAVWVGQVQGDVDIFDFYANGRNIPDIRFGFAQAIQSVANAVTQGGDDFPTPSSTLTRRVLIDLPNVVGMTQDQAIATLDDAGFGVTVGAPVDSDMGAGLIAAQDPGAGQVSSGTTVTIWPSTGNGTTVPKVTGMSPSDALSKLNDAGFRNVAMGKCTAGSGGPSGSVTSTDPAAGAVVGKNTTITLNYSKQECP, from the coding sequence ATGCCTCACACGAAACGCACGCTCAAGAGTGTGCTCGGCGGAGCCGCCGGCCTCATCGGCCTCAGCGTCGTCGCCGGGATCCTCGTGACCGCGACCGTGACCCCCGTGTTCGCCGTCGCGGGCGCCGCCGCCGCGCAGTCCATCGACCTGTTCGACAAGCTCCCCTCCAAGCTCGAGCCTGACCGGCCCATGGAGCCGACGACGATCTACGCCACGGCCCGTGACGGCAGCCCCTTCCCCCTGGCGCGGTTCTACGACCAGAACCGTATCCCGGTGACCCTCGAGCAGGTCGCACCGGTGATGCGCGATGCACTGCTCTCCAGTGAGGACAAGCACTTCTACGAGCACGGCGGTATCGATCTCGCCGGCACCGCGAAGGCGCTTCTCGACAACCTGACCGGCAAGTCATCGCGCGGCGCATCCTCGATCAGCCAGCAGTACGTGAAGAACGTGCTCCTGCAGGAGTGCGAGCGCAAGGTCAGCCTTACCGACGAGAAGCGCTCCGAGAAGCTCGACAAGTGCTGGGAGGACGCCGCGTCCTCCGACGGCGCGAAGGGCATCGAGCGCAAGCTGCAGGAGATGCGGTACGCGATCCAGATCGAGAAGGTCTACTCGAAGGACGACATCCTCATCGGGTACCTGAACCTGGTGAACTTCGGCGGCACGACCTACGGCATCGAAGCGGCCGCGCAGCGCTACTTCAGCGTGTCGGCGGCCAACCTCTCGCTGACGCAGGCGGCGACGCTGACCGGCATGGTGCAGAACCCGAACTCGTATCGCATCGACCAGCCCGAAGGGTCGATGTACGACGCAGAGACGGACTCCTGGTACAACTCCGCTGAAGACGGCTACTCCGAGACGCTCACGCGCCGCAACTATGTGCTCAACCGCCTCCTCATCGACGGCAAGATCACGCAAGAGCAGCACGACGCCGCGGTCGCCGAGCCGATCACCCCGGCGATCCAGCCGCCGAGCTCCGGATGCGTGGCCGCCGGCGGATACGCGTACTTCTGCCAGTACGTGAAGTCGACGCTCGAGAACGACCCGGCCTTCGGCGCCACGGAGGACGAGCGCCGGGAGAACCTGCTGCGCGGCGGCATGGACGTCTACACGTCGCTGAACTTCGACATCCAGGACGGCACGCTCGCCGCGGTCGCGGAGTACACGCCGCCGACGGCCGAAGGACTGGTCTTCGGTGCCGCGGCCACCACCATCCAGCCCGAGACCGGGCGCATCCTCTCGATCGCGCAGAACACGATGTTCAGCGAGGAGGAGGGCTCGCCTCCGGGCTACTCGTCACAGGTCTACGCCGCCGATGCCGATCACGGCTCGTCCATCGGTTTCAGTGTGGGATCGACGTACAAGATCTTCACCCTGATCGACTGGCTCGAGAAGGGCCACTCGGTGAACGAAGTGCTCAACGGGCGCAACAGGCTGTTCACGAAGATGAACTGCGACGGCTCGCCGATCTGGAACACGAGCGAGATCATCCGCAACGATGCCGGCAACCCCGGCTACACGGGCACGATCATGCAGTTCACGCGCGACTCGCTCAACAGCGGCTTCCTCGCCATGGCCGAGAAGCTGAACGTCTGCGACATCAACCGCGTCGCCGACCGGATGGGCGTGACCCTCGGAACCGGTGAGAAGGTCACCGATCAGAACGTGCCGTTCGATGTGCTGGGCTCCAAGGCGATCGCTCCCATCGCCATGGCCGCGGCCTACGCGACCGTCGCGAACAAGGGCGTCTACTGCACGCCGCACGCGATCGATCGCATCGTCGGCCCTGATGGGACCGATCTGACGCTGCCCGCCACTTCGTGCACGCAGGTGATCGATCCTGATGTGGCGGCCGCGGCCGCCTACGCGCTGCAGGGTGTGATGGACGGCGGGACGGGCTCGCGAGGCAACCCGTACGACGGCACGCCGCTCATCGGCAAGACGGGTACGCACAACACCACGCAGACGATGCTCATCGAGTCGAGCACCCGTGCGACGACGGCCGTGTGGGTCGGTCAGGTCCAGGGCGACGTCGACATCTTCGACTTCTACGCCAACGGCAGGAACATCCCGGACATCCGATTCGGGTTCGCCCAGGCGATCCAGAGCGTCGCCAACGCGGTGACCCAGGGCGGCGACGACTTCCCGACGCCATCGAGCACGCTCACCCGCCGGGTGCTCATCGACCTGCCCAACGTCGTCGGCATGACGCAGGATCAGGCCATCGCCACCCTCGACGACGCCGGGTTCGGCGTGACCGTGGGCGCCCCGGTCGACAGCGACATGGGTGCCGGCCTCATCGCCGCGCAGGACCCGGGTGCCGGTCAGGTCTCCAGTGGAACGACGGTGACGATCTGGCCGAGCACCGGCAACGGAACCACGGTGCCGAAGGTGACGGGAATGAGTCCGTCGGATGCGCTGAGCAAGCTCAACGACGCCGGCTTCCGCAACGTCGCGATGGGCAAGTGCACCGCCGGCAGCGGCGGACCGTCGGGATCGGTCACCTCGACCGATCCGGCCGCCGGAGCCGTCGTGGGCAAGAACACGACCATCACGCTGAACTACTCCAAGCAGGAATGCCCGTAG
- a CDS encoding DUF4177 domain-containing protein yields the protein MTTWEYLTTPLLIHNTAAILNNWGKQGWELVQVITGPEGGLVAYFKRPVTDAGSANAGLAAAAEAARQFEEGAA from the coding sequence ATGACCACCTGGGAGTATCTGACCACTCCGCTGCTGATCCACAACACCGCAGCCATCCTGAACAACTGGGGCAAGCAGGGCTGGGAGCTCGTGCAGGTGATCACCGGGCCCGAAGGGGGCCTGGTCGCCTATTTCAAGCGTCCGGTGACCGACGCGGGCTCGGCGAACGCCGGTCTCGCCGCTGCCGCTGAGGCCGCGCGCCAGTTCGAGGAGGGGGCGGCATGA
- a CDS encoding RidA family protein, whose amino-acid sequence MSVAERLAELGIDLPAVAAPVAAYVPARVHGGLVHTSGQLPFAGGTLPATGKVGAEVTADDAKAYARACALNALAAAADAAGGVDRLAGVLRVGGFVASDPAFTGQPGVINGASEVLGEIFGDAGRHVRAAVGVSVLPLDSPVEVEVSFLLA is encoded by the coding sequence ATGAGCGTCGCGGAACGTCTGGCCGAGCTCGGCATCGATCTGCCCGCCGTCGCGGCGCCCGTGGCCGCCTATGTGCCCGCGCGTGTGCACGGCGGGCTCGTGCACACGTCCGGCCAGCTCCCGTTCGCCGGCGGCACCCTGCCCGCCACGGGGAAAGTCGGCGCCGAGGTCACGGCCGACGACGCGAAAGCCTATGCGCGCGCCTGCGCATTGAACGCGCTCGCGGCGGCGGCGGATGCGGCGGGCGGCGTCGACCGCCTCGCCGGCGTTCTGCGCGTGGGCGGCTTCGTCGCATCCGATCCCGCCTTCACGGGCCAGCCGGGCGTCATCAACGGCGCGAGCGAGGTGCTGGGCGAGATCTTCGGAGATGCCGGACGCCACGTGCGCGCCGCCGTCGGTGTGAGCGTGCTCCCGCTCGACAGCCCGGTCGAGGTCGAGGTGAGCTTCCTCCTGGCGTAG
- the acs gene encoding acetate--CoA ligase gives MSSQIDHLLEESRQFPPSPEFAAQAVAKPELYERAAADREAFWADQARELLHWHTPFTETLDWSTPPFAKWFADGELNVAYNCLDRHVEAGNGDRVALLWEGEPGDERRITYAELTDEVKRLANVLAGLGVGHGDRVAIYLPMIPEAVASMLAVARLGAIHSVVFGGFSADSLRSRIDDAGAKVVITADGGYRKGKVSALKPAVDQALSDRGDGEQATVEHVIVVRRGENEVDWVEGRDLWYHDVVPAAPAEHEAQAFPAENPLYILYTSGTTGKPKGILHTSGGYLTQVAYTHKNVFDLHAESDVFWCTADIGWVTGHSYVTYGPLANGATQVLYEGTPDAPHQGRWWEIIQKYGVTIFYTAPTAIRSFMKIGRSIPKKYDLSSLRVLGSVGEPINPEAWMWYRDVIGAGTTPIVDTWWQTETGAIMVSPLPGVTAAKPGSAQVPLPGISIDVVDEGGQEVGNGAGGLLVITEPWPSMLRGIWGDPERFKETYWDKFAAQGYYFAGDGARLDTDGDLWLLGRVDDVMNVSGHRLSTAEIESSLVAHEATAEAAVVGASDDTTGQAVVAFVIIKESYLSEHSPEGLAAQLRGWVGEQIGPIARPRDVYIVGELPKTRSGKIMRRLLRDVAEGREVGDTTTLADTAVMSVISAQVR, from the coding sequence ATGAGCAGCCAGATCGATCACCTCCTCGAGGAGTCCCGGCAGTTCCCGCCGTCCCCCGAGTTCGCCGCGCAGGCCGTCGCGAAGCCCGAGCTGTACGAGCGCGCCGCTGCCGACCGCGAGGCGTTCTGGGCCGACCAGGCGCGTGAGCTGCTGCACTGGCACACGCCGTTCACCGAGACCCTCGACTGGAGCACGCCCCCGTTCGCGAAGTGGTTCGCCGATGGCGAGCTGAACGTCGCCTACAACTGCCTCGACCGCCATGTGGAAGCCGGCAACGGCGACCGCGTCGCCCTGCTGTGGGAGGGCGAGCCGGGCGATGAGCGGCGCATCACCTATGCGGAGCTGACCGATGAGGTCAAGCGCCTCGCCAACGTGCTGGCGGGCCTGGGAGTCGGCCACGGCGACCGTGTCGCCATCTACCTGCCGATGATCCCGGAGGCCGTGGCCTCGATGCTCGCCGTGGCGCGTCTGGGAGCGATCCACTCCGTCGTCTTCGGCGGATTCAGCGCCGACAGTCTCCGCTCGCGCATCGACGATGCGGGCGCGAAGGTCGTCATCACGGCCGACGGCGGCTATCGCAAGGGCAAGGTCTCCGCACTCAAGCCCGCCGTCGATCAGGCGCTGAGCGACCGCGGCGACGGCGAGCAGGCCACGGTCGAGCACGTGATCGTCGTGCGGCGCGGCGAGAACGAGGTCGACTGGGTCGAGGGCCGCGACCTGTGGTACCACGACGTGGTCCCCGCCGCCCCGGCCGAGCACGAGGCGCAGGCGTTCCCCGCGGAGAACCCGCTGTACATCCTGTACACCTCCGGCACCACGGGAAAGCCCAAGGGCATCCTGCACACCTCGGGCGGGTATCTCACGCAGGTGGCGTACACGCACAAGAACGTGTTCGACCTGCACGCCGAGAGCGACGTCTTCTGGTGCACCGCCGATATCGGATGGGTCACCGGGCACTCGTACGTCACCTACGGCCCGCTCGCCAACGGCGCGACCCAGGTGCTCTACGAGGGCACGCCCGACGCCCCGCACCAGGGCCGCTGGTGGGAGATCATCCAGAAGTACGGCGTGACGATCTTCTACACGGCGCCCACCGCGATCCGCTCGTTCATGAAGATCGGCCGCAGCATCCCGAAGAAGTACGATCTGTCGAGCCTGCGCGTGCTCGGGTCGGTGGGCGAGCCCATCAACCCCGAGGCATGGATGTGGTACCGCGACGTGATCGGCGCCGGGACCACCCCGATCGTCGACACCTGGTGGCAGACCGAGACCGGGGCGATCATGGTCTCGCCGCTGCCCGGCGTCACAGCGGCCAAGCCGGGCTCCGCGCAGGTTCCGCTGCCGGGCATCTCGATCGACGTCGTCGACGAAGGCGGTCAAGAAGTGGGCAACGGCGCCGGCGGCCTGCTCGTGATCACCGAGCCGTGGCCGAGCATGCTGCGCGGCATCTGGGGCGACCCGGAGCGGTTCAAGGAGACGTACTGGGACAAGTTCGCCGCCCAGGGCTACTACTTCGCCGGTGACGGCGCCCGCCTCGACACCGACGGCGACCTGTGGCTGCTCGGCCGCGTCGACGACGTGATGAACGTCTCGGGTCACCGTCTGTCGACCGCCGAGATCGAATCGTCGCTCGTCGCGCACGAGGCCACCGCCGAGGCCGCCGTCGTGGGGGCATCCGACGACACGACCGGGCAGGCCGTCGTCGCCTTCGTCATCATCAAGGAGAGTTACCTCTCCGAGCACTCCCCCGAGGGCCTGGCCGCGCAGCTGCGCGGCTGGGTGGGCGAGCAGATCGGCCCGATCGCCCGCCCCCGCGACGTGTACATCGTGGGCGAGCTGCCCAAGACCCGCTCCGGCAAGATCATGCGCCGCCTGCTGCGCGATGTCGCCGAGGGCCGCGAGGTCGGCGACACGACGACCCTCGCCGACACGGCCGTGATGAGCGTCATCTCCGCCCAGGTGCGCTGA
- a CDS encoding TadA family conjugal transfer-associated ATPase, with amino-acid sequence MPEPFVIVPRTASPADERRRGFAVDVDAVFGELAPHCADERVTDLFVNGATGLFVDRGAGVERVAGWSASEREVRDLAVRLVARGGRHLDDQSPCVDVRLGSGIRVHAVLAPVATEGTALSVRIPRVRAADLDDLCALGALNRVQRVWLEGIVAARENLLITGGTGTGKTTMLAAMLAHVASTERIVTIEDVAELRPRHPHYVALEARQANLEGAGGITVSRLVRESLRMRPDRLVVGECRGEEVRDLLTALNTGHDGGAGTLHASGLAEVPARMEALGALAGMDPPALARQVVSAFAHVLHLEREASGARRLVSAGRFVLRGERLSIEEVRPW; translated from the coding sequence ATGCCCGAGCCCTTCGTCATCGTCCCCCGCACGGCGTCGCCTGCCGACGAGCGTCGTCGCGGGTTCGCGGTCGACGTCGATGCGGTGTTCGGCGAGCTCGCGCCACACTGCGCCGATGAGCGCGTGACCGACCTCTTCGTGAACGGCGCCACCGGGCTGTTCGTCGACCGGGGCGCCGGCGTCGAGCGCGTGGCCGGCTGGTCGGCCTCTGAGCGCGAAGTGCGCGATCTGGCCGTGCGACTGGTCGCCCGAGGCGGGCGTCACCTCGACGACCAGTCGCCCTGCGTCGACGTGCGGCTCGGGTCGGGCATCCGCGTGCACGCCGTGCTCGCCCCGGTCGCCACCGAAGGCACCGCGCTGTCGGTGCGCATCCCTCGGGTGCGGGCCGCTGACCTCGACGACCTCTGCGCGCTGGGGGCCCTGAACCGCGTGCAACGCGTCTGGCTGGAGGGCATCGTGGCGGCGAGGGAGAATCTGCTCATCACCGGGGGCACAGGCACCGGCAAGACGACGATGCTGGCCGCGATGCTCGCCCACGTCGCGTCCACCGAGCGCATCGTCACGATCGAAGACGTCGCCGAGCTGCGCCCGCGGCATCCGCACTATGTCGCACTGGAGGCGCGACAGGCGAACCTCGAGGGCGCAGGCGGGATCACCGTGTCGCGCCTCGTGCGCGAATCGCTGCGGATGCGGCCCGACCGGCTCGTGGTGGGCGAGTGCCGCGGCGAGGAAGTGCGCGATCTGCTCACTGCGCTGAACACCGGCCACGACGGGGGAGCGGGCACGCTGCACGCGAGCGGGCTGGCGGAGGTACCCGCGCGGATGGAGGCGCTGGGCGCCCTGGCGGGCATGGATCCACCGGCGCTGGCCCGTCAGGTCGTGAGCGCGTTCGCGCACGTGCTGCATCTCGAACGTGAGGCGTCGGGAGCGCGACGGCTGGTCAGCGCGGGCCGTTTCGTCCTGCGCGGGGAGCGGCTGTCGATCGAGGAGGTGCGGCCATGGTGA
- a CDS encoding type II secretion system F family protein, with amino-acid sequence MVMRTMAKRRVLRRKSGEEAMPIEAVRTLAVLLQAGATPVAAWRHLAETGESAAAAVSTGLERGRSLTEAIRARGGAWREVAQAWAIAATVGAPLAEALRVIADALDDASATSDEVRVALAEPAGTARLMQWLPLVGLLLGAGLGFDTLTVLFTTGAGIGCLIAGALLIVLSRVWTAALVRRATPPPGIPGFHAELLAVALSGGTSIPRALALVEEETEADPRASQSIRRVLQLSSSAGVPAVELLRADAARERREARVQGRLGAARLSARLLLPLGACTLPAFLLLGVAPLILSVLATTPLPFLT; translated from the coding sequence ATGGTGATGCGGACGATGGCGAAGCGCCGAGTGCTGAGGCGGAAATCGGGGGAGGAGGCGATGCCGATCGAGGCCGTGCGCACGCTCGCCGTGCTGCTGCAGGCCGGGGCGACGCCCGTGGCGGCGTGGCGGCACCTCGCCGAGACGGGCGAGTCCGCAGCGGCGGCCGTGAGCACGGGGCTCGAGCGCGGCCGATCGCTGACCGAGGCGATCCGTGCCCGGGGCGGCGCGTGGCGGGAGGTCGCGCAGGCGTGGGCGATCGCCGCGACGGTGGGCGCCCCTCTCGCCGAGGCGCTGCGCGTCATCGCCGACGCCCTCGATGACGCGTCGGCCACCTCCGACGAGGTGCGCGTCGCGCTCGCCGAGCCCGCGGGCACCGCCCGGCTCATGCAGTGGCTGCCGCTGGTCGGTCTCCTGCTCGGTGCCGGACTCGGTTTCGACACGCTCACCGTGCTCTTCACCACGGGCGCCGGGATCGGCTGCCTCATCGCCGGAGCCCTGCTCATCGTGCTCTCCCGCGTGTGGACGGCCGCGCTCGTGCGGCGTGCGACGCCGCCGCCGGGAATCCCCGGGTTCCATGCCGAACTTCTCGCCGTCGCGCTGTCGGGCGGAACCTCGATCCCGCGGGCGCTCGCCCTCGTCGAGGAGGAGACCGAGGCTGACCCCAGGGCGTCGCAGAGCATCCGTCGCGTGCTGCAGCTGTCATCGTCGGCCGGCGTTCCCGCCGTGGAGCTGCTGCGGGCCGATGCGGCGCGCGAGCGCCGGGAGGCGCGCGTGCAGGGGCGGCTCGGCGCCGCCCGCCTGTCGGCGCGCCTGCTGTTGCCGCTCGGCGCGTGCACGCTGCCCGCGTTCCTGCTGCTGGGCGTCGCCCCGCTCATCCTCAGCGTGCTCGCCACCACACCGCTGCCGTTCCTGACCTGA
- a CDS encoding DUF4244 domain-containing protein has translation MNPLLTTPVRPLPRAHRAAPPSLPPLTRHRAAALFGDDTGAATAEYAVATMGAVAFAGLLVVIMRSDEVRGILTDLVRRALTVS, from the coding sequence ATGAACCCGCTTCTCACCACCCCCGTCCGCCCGTTGCCGCGCGCCCACCGCGCCGCGCCGCCCTCCCTGCCGCCGTTGACGCGGCACCGGGCGGCGGCGCTGTTCGGCGATGACACCGGGGCCGCCACCGCCGAGTACGCCGTCGCCACGATGGGCGCCGTCGCCTTCGCCGGGCTGCTGGTGGTCATCATGCGCTCGGACGAGGTGCGCGGCATCCTCACCGACCTCGTCCGCCGGGCGCTGACGGTGTCGTGA
- a CDS encoding TadE family type IV pilus minor pilin, with product MSARIHLPREGERGSAAAELAIALPVVVLILLLGFGAVGAGMKQVALQDAAADAARLLGRGEDPGAAAAAVARADSAAQMDVSHADGLVCVVASGEAGFAGAAVLPLRASSCALDGGR from the coding sequence GTGAGCGCGCGCATCCACCTACCCCGCGAAGGGGAGCGCGGATCGGCGGCCGCCGAGCTTGCGATCGCCCTCCCCGTGGTCGTGCTCATCCTCCTGCTCGGCTTCGGTGCGGTCGGTGCCGGGATGAAGCAGGTGGCGCTGCAGGATGCCGCGGCCGATGCGGCGCGCCTGCTCGGCCGCGGGGAGGATCCGGGGGCCGCCGCAGCGGCCGTCGCCCGCGCCGACAGCGCCGCGCAGATGGACGTGTCGCACGCTGACGGACTGGTGTGCGTCGTCGCCTCGGGCGAGGCGGGGTTCGCGGGAGCGGCGGTGCTGCCGCTGCGGGCCTCGTCGTGCGCGCTGGACGGCGGGCGCTGA
- a CDS encoding helicase → MAGTAAALGAATAAAALAFGAALLGGAATVSQRVAGAADAAALAAADVASGAVPSAADACTVAARVARAAGARLDDCAVDEQVAVVQVSAAYAGTHAVARSRAAPPESAADDGSPR, encoded by the coding sequence ATGGCCGGCACAGCAGCTGCGCTTGGAGCGGCGACCGCCGCGGCCGCTCTCGCGTTCGGTGCGGCGCTGCTCGGCGGTGCGGCCACGGTGTCGCAACGGGTGGCCGGGGCGGCGGATGCGGCGGCGCTCGCCGCGGCCGACGTCGCCTCGGGCGCCGTGCCGTCCGCCGCCGACGCCTGCACGGTCGCGGCGCGGGTCGCGCGGGCGGCCGGAGCGCGTCTCGACGACTGCGCTGTGGATGAACAGGTGGCGGTCGTGCAGGTCTCGGCGGCGTACGCTGGAACTCACGCCGTCGCTCGTTCCCGCGCTGCACCACCCGAATCCGCAGCAGACGACGGCTCACCGCGCTGA